The stretch of DNA catcagattagagccactatcagattagagccacaagggagatAAGATATCTACCACTTcctgattagagccataagggagactagacatctaccactcctataccattatcagattagagccataagggatactagacacaaaccaccccactaccactatcagattagagccatgagggagactagacatctaccaccccactaccacgatcagattagagccataaaggagactagacatctaccactatcagattagagtcataagggATACTGGACACAATCTACCCcacaaccactatcagattagagccaaaaggggCTCCATCAGATTAatgccactatcagattagagccataaaggagactagacatcgacaaccccactaccactatcagattagagccatgagggagactagacatctaccaccccactaccacgatcagattagagccataaaggagtctaaacctctaccaccccactaccactataagattagagccataaaggagactagacatcgacaaccccactaccactgtcagattagagccataagggagactagacatctaccaccgcactaccattatcagattagagccgtaaaggaGATTAAACATCttccaacccactaccactatcagattagagccaaaagtggctccatcagattagagccactatcagattagagccacaagggagataagacatctaccactacccgattagagccataagggagactagacatctaccacccctataccattatcagattagagccataagggagactagacatctaccactaccatattagagccataagggagtatagacatctaccactatccgATTAGAGCCATGAGGCTGAAAATACATCTTCCATCCCCACAGCCACTATCCGATTAGAGCTaaaagggagtctagacatctaccactatcagattagagccatgaggCTGAAAAGACATCTTCcatccccactaccactatcagattagagacataatgGAGTCTAGATATCTACcaccatcagattagagccataagggagactagacatctaccaccatcagattagagccataagggagactagacatctaccactatcagatttgtgccataagggagactagaaatctacaacccaactaccactatcagattagagccattagggagtctagacatctaccactaccagattagagccataagggagtctagacatctaccaccccactaccattgtcagattagagccgtattggagactagacatctaccactatcatattagagccataagggagagtAGGCATCTACCACttccagattagagccataagggagactagacatctaccactatcagattagagccataaggagactaggcatctaccacccctctacaattatcagattagagccataagggatacTAGACACATACCACCCcacaaccactatcagattagagccaaaagtgGCTCCATCAGATTAatgccactatcagattagagccataagggagtccagatatctaccaccccactaccactaccagattagagccataaagagaCTAGGCATCTAGCGCaacactatcactatcagattagagccataatggttAATGATGACTGTGTGTTGTGTACATTGATTGAATGGTTaggactctctctctgtattcacaGTTTAAATCCCAAGAGACCAGGAGACCTAAAGGAAGCATTCAACACTGCATCCCTTCATCCAGTCATagtaaactgtctgtctgtctgtctgtctgtctgtctgtctgtctgtctgtctgtctgtctgtctgtctgtctgtcgacacAGCCAACTTctctgctgtggttgttgttgctgctatCAGTGTTAAGGTCAAGGTACAAAGTGATTGACCTCCCTCTGAGACATATACAGAGTTCAACCCCTCTAAACATGTCATCTTTTATATCCTATATTGTATATTGCTCTGATGTCACTGTCCTTAAACAACTTGTCATGTCTtaggctatgccggattaagtgatatgacatgctattctataacatgatttctccgtaattaatattacctgattgagctaaacatgtaaatgtaattaactagagagtcgggcaccacaaaataatatttatagagctgttatcttcttagctactgttgctaactcaacggctaggaggtatcccttctgtagtgaataagagttcaaagttcataccatttgcaaccaaagctcacgcttacattggcttcgttctgtagttattatctgaaccattctgacatcggaccgtcgtcctcacatctttggaacaggaggttatatagtcgtcaagggcttatataggaagggagaggagggcgtgcttgaaaagttttatagcccatccACAGGtgtgggccactgattgagcagccctatcttatgaaaacccaaatctcacattatAGAAGCTAAAAtaacatttcatcccatcacgaataatttaatattcaaacatttaaattgaacattaattccatgtgaatccgataactctgatgtgtagactttccactgtagagtttatgtcatcttatcattgatgagaatgtctcagttgacaaccgaactgacatcatattcattaagtaccaccgcatatgttcaattgttcggattaccagaatatagttcatttccctccaccttctgatgttcccagaatctctatgttaaccaaggtttttgcaaatgtaacatcagtagggtagagagaggaaaaaggggggaagaggtatttatgactgtcataaacctaccccccttGTGGGAAGGAGTGAATGGATCCTGTGAGATCCAGTCGTGTTTCTTCCTGCTCTGTAAGGACCTGTGTCTCTGGGTGCTTCATGTAATGGTCTACAGTCTGGGTCTGGAGGCTGTAAGGACCTGTGTCTCTGGGTGCTTCATGTGATGGTCTACAGTCTGGGTCTGGAGGCTGTAAGGACCTGTGTCTCTGGGTGCTTCATGTGATGGTCTACAGTCTGGGTCTGGAGGCTGTAAGGACCTGTGTCTCTGGGTGCTTCATGTGATGGTCTACAGTCTGGGTCTGGAGGTTAAACAAACTTTACAACTCTATGCAGAAGGACAACTtttaacaatatacaaaaacacatgAACAAAAACACATTGACTTGAAGAACAGAGCAGATACACATTTCAGTAAGAGAATGACAAACCCTCATTGtgtttgacattttaaagtgtaaaTCTGAGTCTGTGTCACTCTGTTCCTGTGGAAAGTTCAGGATGAACTTCAGCTTATTTCCTTCAACGATATTAAATGTTAAAGAGTTTTGGATCTTCTTCATCAAAGCAACACAGTGTCAATGtcacacctggttaaataagggtcaaataaaaataaacaaattggCTCTGAAACCAagtcatgcctcagctggctcatcaTGCTCCCTggcctcagccggctcatcatGCTCCCTggcctcagccggctcatcatGCTCCTggcctcagccggctcatcatGCTCCCTggcctcagccggctcatcatGCTCCCTggcctcagccggctcatcatGCTCCCTGGCCTCAGCTGGCTCATCATGCTCCCTGGCCTCAGCTGGCTCATCATGCTCCCTGGCCTCAGCTGGCTCATCATGCTCCCTGGCCTCAGCCGGCTTGACAGGATCCCGCATCTCGGCCAGCCCGTCAGGCTCACCCAGTTGGGTGTCCCTAGAAAGGGGGCGGGTAACTGTCACATCtgctctcactccccctccctgccCATCGTTTactcacacctgtcaccatcctttatacacacctgtcaccatcgtttactcacacctgtcaccatcgtttactcacacctgtcaccatcgtttactcacacctgtcaccatcgtttatacacacctgtcaccatcgtttatacacacctgtcaccatcgtttatacacacctgtcaccattgtttatacacacctgtcaccatcgtttatacacacctgtcaccatcgtttacacacacctgtcaccatcgtttatacacacctgtcaccatcagcccttcattggactcacctctTCATCACTGTTTAATTACCtctcctatatctgtctgttcctcaggtTGATCCCCGTGTCACCAGTAATGTTGAGGTGTTTCCGTTGTCCAGACGCTGTCGGTGGTTTGTTCCTGTCTGTTTTATTATTAAATGTTACACTcccttgcttctcgtctcccagcgtctgtcctcacaCTTTGCTTTGTTTTGACCTGTATTTCTGGCATGTTCCACAGGCTCTGACTGTCTGCTCTATATCACCATTCATCTTGGGCCAGAATAACACTGCTTCTGGACGTCGTTTTGACTTTTCCATCCCTAGATGGTCCTGGTGTATTTTGATCAGCATGTTTTTCTGTAATTCATGAACCCTGAAAcagtcctctctgcctcagcTGACACTGTATCATGGCCTTTATGTTCATCcatcacacacagcagacagacacactgctgaTCGGTACGACAGTAAACCTCCAGTAGTTTGTCATGATGAGAGCAGATCTTCTCCTGTAGTTGTGCCGTGGCTTTGACCAGCTTGTGCTTCTTGAAAGCAGGAGATTCATAGTGAGGTTGGAGGTGAGTCTCACAGTAAGAGGCCAGACACGCCAGACAGGACATGAGGGCTTTCTGCTTTCTGGTCCCAGTGCAGACATCACACACCACATCTCCAGGTCCAGCATAgcacagagcaggaggaggagcagcctGGAGTCCTGTCTTCTTCAGTTTCTCCaccacttcagtcagcacagtgCTCCTGTTCAGAACAGGCCTTGGGATAAAGGTCTGTCTGCACTGTGGACAGCTGTAGACACCTTTCAGATCATCCTGATCCCAGCTTTCTTTAATACAGCCCACACAGTAACTGTGTCCACAGGCAGTAGTCACCGGATCCTTCAGTAGATCCAGACAGATGGAGCAACAGAACAGTTCCTGATTCTCTGCCATTTTGGTGCTCTCTCCCGTAGGTTAAGCAATGGCAGTATGAAAGATGACTTTCTGTTTCATGGAACTCTACaccagaggagggggagtggCTTCCTACTGGACTGGGTTCCCTGTATGTAGAGGGGGAGTGGCTTCCTACTGGACTGGGGTCTCTGTATGTAGAGGGGGAGTGGCTTCCTACTGGACTGGGTTCTCTGTATGTAGAGGGGGAGTGGCTTCCTACTGGACTGGGGTCTCTGTATGTAGAGGGGGGGGACTGGACTGGGTTCTCTGTATGTAGAGGGGAGTGGCTTCCTACTGGACTGGGGTCTCTGTATGTAGAGGGGAGTGGCTTCCTACTGGACTGGGGTCTCTGTATGTAGAGGGGGAGTGGCTTCCTACTGGACTGGGGTCTCTGTATGTAGAGGGGGAGTGGCTTCCTCCTGGACTGGGTTCCCTGTATGTAGAGGGGGAGTGGCTTCCTACTGGACTGGGGTCTCTGTATGTAGAGGGGGAGTGGCTTCCTACTGGACTGTGTTCTCTGTATGTAGAAGGGGAGTGGCTTCCTCCTGGACTGGGTTCTCTGTATGTAGAGGGGGAGTGGCTTCCTCCTGGACTGGGTTCTCTGTATGTAGAGGGGGAGTGGCTTCCTCCTGGACTGTGTTCTCTGTATGTAGAGGGGGTGTGGTTTCCTACTGGACTGTGTTCTCTGTATGTAGAGGGGGTGTGGTTTCCTACTGGACTGTGTTCTCTGTATGTAGAGGGGGTGTGGTTTCTTTGATAAGGAAGTGTGACAGAGTGTTGGGTCGTTGGCAGAGATGGTTATTATTTAtgttacatgtatttgaaataCTTCTGAgtgttttgtcatttgaattacactgggctgaactccaatttatttttattttactttaaaaATACAACATATTTTTCTTTACCATTTTTTGTAGCAGTTCACGTCTTGTAGCCCCTCTTTAACCCTTTACTGGAATCAGAAGTCTGGTTTgattagagtgtctgctaaattaactaaataTACATGTAAAAATGTTAATAAATACTTTGTTGACGGAAAATGTATTTGATACAATTGTAATATATTGTTGTCTCACTTAGCTGTCTTAATATGAATGCACTAAACAGAGCGTCTGCTGAATTAGTATCTAAATGTCAAAATGAATCattgcaaagcatgctgagtattattctaatgagctcctcCCCAAAACAAGACCAATAATActacccagtgtgctttgcagtttatttggtatgttcattttcacatatagatttgagtcatttagcttCTCCAGAGTGACTTgctcaactaaggtagataacaACATACAGAATCACTGTCAAGAAGCAAGAAAAAAGGGTTTTTAGCCATTACTGAGAATCTTGTTGCTCTTTGGGCTAAATATTTGCAAGTGTATTTTTGTTTAAAATGAAGTATGTTACATTTCATTAAATATGTTACAAAATGCAGGTGTtgtttattttgatacattgatcttTATGGTATCTTGTATCTATATtttgaaatagtatttttttcattttgGCTCCAACCTGGTAGTAGAATACTCTATGAGGTAGTGGCTGGGTTGGAGACCCACCAACCGCATGGTGCCTCACCAAACGAGCTGACTGCAGCAAGGTGCTTCACTAGGATGTGGCCCTAATTGGAGAGTGGCTTTAGGGTGAGTACACTTCCAACAGCAGGACTTCAACATGTTACAGAAGATAATGTGGAGACAGAGATGGGCAGTATTTCTGTTGTATGTATGTGGAATACAtatttaaccctcctgctgtgttctgctTGACTTGGACCGATTTgcaagttttctctctgaaaaatgtagttaatttaatctgattgtcataaggttccatgattttgtccacacagggcatctgaacacacaaaatacacgtTGATGATTTTCATGAAAtattgggtgttttatttaacttttgtacacctgtggtgttcccgcTCAAAAATGACAGGTCATTACAAATGAATGGCCGAGACTATAATTAGTGTATAACATTttgttcaggcacatgcccattcatcagatggacacacttcctctcccagacccccacatggatgtgtgtttgagcacacacacaccctattccCCTTGGCTTCAATGTCAACCCCCacaggaacctttccccaatagaatctctCCCCcaagggaaccacacctgttggcattctcacaaacaatcacaacattgtttcaataatatatagaacttttcttgCAGCTGTGGAATATCCCAAGCCCTGGTAAACGATGTGCTCCGGGATGTTAAATCATTTTGTGTTTGTCTACCTTGACGATATCCTGTTTTTTCCCATTCTGCCCAATAACACGTCCTCCATGTTCGACAAGTCcttcagcgcctcctggagaaccagttaTTTGTGAAAGCGGAGAAATGCGAGTTCTACCGTTCTACCCtctcctttctgggatatgtcatcGCTGAAGGAAATGTCCAGATGGACCCGGAAAAGATGAAAGCAGTAGTGGATTTGCCCCAACCTACGTCCAGGGTGCAGCTACAACATTTCCTGGGGTTTGCCCATTTCTACCGGTGTTTCATTCGAGGCTACAGCACCCTGGCAGCCCCACTCTtggcactcacctctcccaatcTACTGTTCATATGGTTCCCAGCGGTTGACAGagcctttgtggacctgaagcatcAATTCACTACAGCCCTCAACCTCGTCCATCCGGACCCGTCCCGTCAGTTTGTGGTCGAGGTCGATGCTTCTAACGTTGGAGTGGGGGCTATCCTGTCGCAGCGATCCATCCAGGACCAAAAGCtccatccctgtgccttcctgtcctATCGTCTCAACTCTGCAGAAAGAAACTACGACCAACCGAGAACTCCTGGTGGTCAAGATGACACTGGAGGAGTGAagacactggctggagggagCAGAACATCTATTTTTGGTTTGGACCGACCACAAGAATTTGGAATTTCTCCAAATATAACAGCACCATGTCAGAGTCAAGCAGAGTTTCATCAAACAAGTATTTGTCCAGTACACATTCCTGGGCTGTCCCGATGTCCCTGTTATTGTTACTGATGATTTGCTCAGAGAAGCCCAAACAACTTGTCCTGATTTGCCTAAACAGGAACAGTGAGCTCCAGTGTCTATTATAAATGGTCCTCTTTCATTTCCCCCACACTGTGAACTCACATGCCCCAACTGCCCACAGGTCCCGCATTGAGTGTTGTTCCAGTCAGGAAGGGCCATGGCGGCCCACCTCCTCTTCATGTCCATGTCTGTGGGTCACCATAATGCTGAGTGTTGTTCCAGTCAGGAAGGGCCATGgcccacctcctcttcctgtccatgTCTGTGGGTCACCATAATGCTGAGTGTTGTTCCAGTCAGGAAGGGCCATGgcccacctcctcttcctgtccatgTCTGTGGGTCACCATAATGCTGAGTGTTGTTCCAGTCAGGAAGGGCCATGGCCCACCTCCTCTTCATGTCCATGTCTGTGGGTCACCATAATGCTGAGTGTTGTTCCAGTCAGGAAGGGCCATGgcccacctcctcttcctgtccatgTCTGTGGGTCACCATAATGCTGAGTGTTGTTCCAGTCAGGAAGGGCCATGgcccacctcctcttcctgtccatgTCTGTGGGTCACCATAATGCTGAGTGTTGTTCCAGTCAGGAAGGGCCATGgcccacctcctcttcctgtccatgTCTGTGGGTCACCATAATGCTGAGTGTTGTTCCAGTCAGGAAGGGCCATGgcccacctcctcttcctgtccatgTCTGTGGGTCACCATAATGCTGAGTGTTGTTCCAGTCAGGAAGGGCCATGGCCCACCTCCTCTTCATGTCCATGTCTGTGGGTCACCATAATGCTGAGTGTTGTTCCAGTCAGGAAGGGCCATGGCCCACCTCCTCTTCATGTCCATGTCTGTGGGTCACCATAATGCTGAGTGTTGTTCCAGTCAGGAAGGGCCATGgcccacctcctcttcctgtccatgTCTGTGGGTCACCATAATGCTGAGTGTTGTTCCAGTCAGGAAGGGCCATGGCCCACCTCTTCTTCCTGTCCATGTCTGTGGGTCACCATAATGCTGAGTGTTGTTCCAGTCAGGAAGGGCCATGGCCCACCTCCTCTTCATGTCCATGTCTGTGGGTCACCATAATGCTGAGTGTTGTTCCAGTCAGGAAGGGCCATGgcccacctcctcttcctgtccatgTCTGTGGGTCACCATAATGCTGAGTGTTGTTCCAGTCAGGAAGGGCCATGGCCCACCTCCTCTTCATGTCCATGTCTGTGGGTCACCATAATGCTGAGTGTTGTTCCAGTCAGGAAGGGCCATGgcccacctcctcttcctgtccatgTCTGTGGGTCACCATAATGCTGAGTGTTGTTCCAGTCAGGAAGGGCCATGgcccacctcctcttcctgtccatgTCTGTGGGTCACCATAATGCTGAGTGTTGTTCCAGTCAGGAAGGGCCATGgcccacctcctcttcctgtccatgTCTGTGGGTCACCATAATGCTGAGTGTTGTTCCAGTCAGGAAGGGCCATGgcccacctcctcttcctgtccatgTCTGTGGGTCACCATAATGCTGAGTGTTGTTCCAGTCAGGAAGGGCCATGgcccacctcctcttcctgtccatgTCTGTGGGTCACCATAATGCTGAGTGTTGTTCCAGTCAGGAAGGGCCATGgcccacctcctcttcctgtccatgTCTGTGGGTCACCATAATGCTGAGTGTTGTTCCAGTCAGGAAGGGCCATGgcccacctcctcttcctgtccatgTCTGTGGGTCACCATAATGCTGAGTGTTGTTCCAGTCAGGAAGGGCCATGGCCCACCTCCTCTTCATGTCCATGTCTGTGGGTCACCATAATGCTGAGTGTTGTTCCAGTCAGGAAGGGCCATGgcccacctcctcttcctgtccatgTCTGTGGGTCACCATAATGCTGAGTGTTGTTCCAGTCAGGAAGGGCCATGgcccacctcctcttcctgtccatgTCTGTGGGTCACCATAATGCTGAGTGTTGTTCCAGTCAGGAAGGGCCATGGCCCACCTCCTCTTCATGTCCATGTCTGTGGGTCACCATAATGCTGAGTGTTGTTCCAGTCAGGAAGGGCCATGGCCCACCTCCTCTTCATGTCCATGTCTGTGGGTCACCATAATGCTGAGTGTTGTTCCAGTCAGGAAGGGCCATGgcccacctcctcttcctgtccatgTCTGTGGGTCACCATAATGCTGAGTGTTGTTCCAGTCAGGAAGGGCCATGgcccacctcctcttcctgtccatgTCTGTGGGTCACCATAATGCTGAGTGTTGTTCCAGTCAGGAAGGGCCATGgcccacctcctcttcctgtccatgTCTGTGGGTCACCATAATGCTGAGTGTTGTTCCAGTCAGGAAGGGCCATGgcccacctcctcttcctgtccatgTCTGTGGGTCACCATAATGCTGAGTGTTGTTCCAGTCAGGAAGGGCCATGgcccacctcctcttcctgtccatgTCTGTGGGTCACCATAATGCTGAGTGTTGTTCCAGTCAGGAAGGGCCATGGCCCACCTCCTCTTCATGTCCATGTCTGTGGGTCACCATAATGCTGAGTGTTGTTCCAGTCAGGAAGGGCCATGgcccacctcctcttcctgtccatgTCTGTGGGTCACCATAATGCTGAGTGTTGTTCCAGTCAGGAAGGGCCATGgcccacctcctcttcctgtccatgTCTGTGGGTCACCATAATGCTGAGTGGTGAAAAGCACATACCCTGCAGCCACCAGGTTCACAGGTGTGACTGATGTGACTGTGGGGGACCTGCAGGCTGTGGTTGTGGTGACCCTGTAGAAACAATGCAGCCATCATATTGTGAGTAAAACCACCACTTCCTGTCTCGATCTGTGAAAGCTGGGCCTTCCTCAGTGCAGTTTCTAGTCCTCCTTTCACACTTCTATCTCCCTCTGGTATTGTCTTTACCATATCCGTGGCTTGTCTGACCTCTTTTAGCTATTTACTTTCATCATCTGTCTCCATCTTTAATCTTATCAGCAATCAGCACCTGCAGATCTTCTATCaacttcctcttctcttttcaTAATGTTACAACTTGTTATTTTCCAGTCgtccttcttctctctttctttcttccctttctctctggtctctgtatAGGTCACCCATGGAGGGTAACACTGGACATTCCTTTTACTTCTTCAGTAGTTAGTTTGTTTTCTACAGGGGTCTTCCAGTCTGCTCCTTTATGTGGAGTGAGTTGGGGTGGCGAGGGAAACTCCCTCCAGGAAGTCAAACAACCAATAATACTGAGCGCTTGGTTCTTTTCCTGTGTTTGGTCCGGACTGGGTTGACACCTGCAGCAAACCGCACCACGGTACTCCAGCACCACGGGGTctgaatggaaagagagagaacctaGGTGGGTTGTTTGGTGCGCCCCAGAGTGTGGATAGTGTTCACACCACACCAGACAAGTTGGAAACCCTCCCGCTCCAAACCAGGTTGGTGTGAAACCCCCCCCGCTCCAAACCAGTTTGTTGTGAAATCCCCCCCCGCTCCAAACCAGTTTGTTGTGAAACCCCCCCCGCTCCAAACCAGTTTGTTGTGAAATCCCCCCCTCCTCCCGCTCCAAACCAGTTTGTTGTGAAACCCCCCCCGCTCCAAACCAGTTTGTTGTGaaatcccccctcctcctcccgctcCAAACCAGTTTGTTGTGAAATTCCCCCCCCGCTCCAAACCAGTTTGGTGTCAAAGCCCCCACTCCAAACCAGTTTGGTGTGAAACCCCACCACTCGAAACCAGTCTGGTGTGAAACCCCAGGCTCCAAACCAGTTTGGTGTGAAACCCCAGGCTCCAAACCAGTTTGGTGTGAAACCCCAGGCTCCAAACCATTTTGGTGTGAAACCCCAGGCTCCAAACCAGTTTGGTGTGAAACCCCAGGCTCCAAACCATTTTGGTGTGAAACCCCAGGCTCCAAACCAGTTTGGTGTGAAACCCCAGGCTCCAAACCAGTTTGGTGTGAAGCTCCCTTAGTGCGTCATTATTTGAGATGAAAGGTGATTTGTAGATGAGTGATTCTTCCCAGTTGATTGTAATGGAGTTGATCTCTAACACGCACAATGTCATGAAGACCACTGCTGCTCCATAGAATGAAACCATCCCCGATGAGTACTGATGACCAGCTCTGAACCTCACCACACTATGCTGTACTGACAGCGTCATCATCACACTAGTGTTAATGTTTACACTCTGGGTCTCATTGGTCCACATTTAAACTGGTCTTTGTCTCCTTACAGGTGAGACACATTTAAACTGGTCCTGGTCTCCTTACAGGTGAGACACATGGGTCGTGGTTGAGTCGTGGTCTGGGTCCAACTGGTTCTGTTCCAGTctgtcctgtctccatctctggtaTATTCAGTACCAATACACCAACATCATCTGGGTCTAACTGGTTCTGTTCCA from Oncorhynchus tshawytscha isolate Ot180627B unplaced genomic scaffold, Otsh_v2.0 Un_contig_7779_pilon_pilon, whole genome shotgun sequence encodes:
- the LOC121842786 gene encoding paternally-expressed gene 3 protein-like, with product MKRDTQLGEPDGLAEMRDPVKPAEAREHDEPAEAREHDEPAEAREHDEPAEAREHDEPAEAREHDEPAEAREHDEPAEGA
- the LOC121842788 gene encoding E3 ubiquitin/ISG15 ligase TRIM25-like; its protein translation is MAENQELFCCSICLDLLKDPVTTACGHSYCVGCIKESWDQDDLKGVYSCPQCRQTFIPRPVLNRSTVLTEVVEKLKKTGLQAAPPPALCYAGPGDVVCDVCTGTRKQKALMSCLACLASYCETHLQPHYESPAFKKHKLVKATAQLQEKICSHHDKLLEVYCRTDQQCVCLLCVMDEHKGHDTVSAEAERTVSGFMNYRKTC